A section of the Lepus europaeus isolate LE1 chromosome 10, mLepTim1.pri, whole genome shotgun sequence genome encodes:
- the RBM38 gene encoding RNA-binding protein 38 yields MLLQPAPCAGFPRPPAAPGAMHGSQKDTTFTKIFVGGLPYHTTDASLRKYFEGFGDIEEAVVITDRQTGKSRGYGFVTMADRAAAERACKDPNPIIDGRKANVNLAYLGAKPRSLQTGFAVGVQQLHPTLIQRTYGLTPHYIYPQAIVQPSVVIPAAPVPSLSSPYLEYTPASPAYAQYPPATYDQYPYAASPATATSFVGYGYPAAALPQALAAAAPAGTTFVQYQAPQLQPDRMQ; encoded by the exons ATGCTGCTGCAGCCCGCGCCGTGCGCCGGCTTCCCGCGGCCGCCGGCCGCCCCCGGCGCCATGCACGGCTCCCAGAAGGACACCACGTTCACCAAGATCTTCGTGGGCGGCCTGCCCTACCACACCACCGACGCCTCGCTCAGGAAGTACTTCGAGGGCTTCGGCGACATCGAAGAGGCCGTGGTCATCACCGACCGCCAGACGGGCAAGTCCCGCGGCTACGGCTTC GTGACCATGGCCGACCGGGCGGCGGCTGAGAGGGCTTGCAAAGACCCCAACCCCATCATTGACGGCCGAAAGGCCAACGTGAACTTGGCTTATCTGGGCGCCAAGCCCAGGAGCCTGCAGACAG GTTTTGCCGTGGGCGTTCAGCAGCTGCACCCCACCTTGATCCAGCGGACCTACGG GCTGACCCCGCACTACATCTACCCGCAAGCCATCGTCCAGCCCAGCGTGGTGATCCCCGCGGCCCCCGTCCCCTCGCTGTCCTCGCCCTACCTTGAGTACACCCCGGCCAGCCCAGCCTACGCCCAGTACCCGCCGGCCACCTACGACCAGTACCCGTACGCCGCCTCGCCCGCCACGGCCACCAGCTTCGTGGGCTACGGCTACCCGGCCGCCGCCCTGCCCCAGGCGCTGGCCGCCGCGGCCCCCGCGGGCACCACCTTCGTGCAGTACCAGGCCCCGCAGCTGCAGCCCGACCGGATGCAGTGA